In Aegilops tauschii subsp. strangulata cultivar AL8/78 chromosome 3, Aet v6.0, whole genome shotgun sequence, one genomic interval encodes:
- the LOC109758395 gene encoding uncharacterized protein gives MVVEEAMDGDMSLSNMVLSFLEEGETERWPENDDNDDEEEEGSSGGGSAESKAFWRAQHSQLHEALGKTSTAESRIRAVTEKAVEKMRAPAGAVCSCARRAAAGDCRSCMLRHVVERLRDAGYNGAVCRSKWARSLDIPSGEHSYVDVVLQTRSGKAARVVVEPSFRAEFEVARAGAGYRALVAALPEAFVGRADRLRAVVKAMCAAAKQCMKENNMHLGPWRKHKYMQSKWLGTSEREAPAAIDTVAAGSPSPEKQPKFRASMLSFDFGRAPVVVA, from the exons ATGGTTGTGGAAGAGGCGATGGATGGCGACATGAGCTTGTCGAACATGGTGCTGAGCTTCCTGGAGGAGGGGGAGACGGAGAGATGGCCGGAgaacgacgacaacgacgacgaggaggaggagggatcCAGCGGCGGCGGTTCCGCCGAGAGCAAGGCCTTCTGGCGCGCCCAGCACTCCCAGCTTCAC GAGGCCTTGGGCAAGACCAGCACGGCCGAGAGCAGGATCCGGGCGGTGACGGAGAAGGCCGTGGAGAAGATGCGCGCCCCCGCGGGGGCCGTCTGCTCCTGCGCGCGGCGCGCGGCCGCCGGCGACTGCCGGAGCTGCATGCTGCGGCACGTGGTGGAGCGGCTCCGCGACGCCGGGTACAACGGCGCCGTCTGCAGGTCCAAGTGGGCACGGTCCCTCGATATCCCCTCAG GCGAGCACAGCTACGTGGACGTGGTGCTGCAGACGCGGAGCGGTAAGGCGGCGCGGGTGGTGGTGGAGCCGAGCTTCCGCGCCGAGTTCGAGGTGGCGCGCGCCGGCGCCGGCTACCGCGCGCTGGTGGCCGCGCTCCCGGAGGCGTTCGTCGGCCGCGCCGACAGGCTGCGCGCCGTCGTCAAGGCCATGTGCGCCGCCGCCAAGCAGTGCATGAAGGAGAACAACATGCACCTGGGGCCCTGGAGGAAGCACAAGTACATGCAGTCCAAGTGGCTCGGCACGTCCGAGCGGGAGGCGCCGGCGGCAATCGACACCGTGGCCGCCGgctcgccgtcgccggagaaGCAGCCCAAGTTCAGGGCGTCCATGCTGAGCTTCGACTTCGGCCGGGCCCCGGTGGTGGTTGCGTGA
- the LOC109758379 gene encoding uncharacterized protein, with product MDDEDYSWVRRTRFSHSVVRSNSGREQFGAFVEQFNRGAALRQNKGSDSGFKLHGMNFEPRTKASATTNPVPIPRTRSLSAQPKTDLNHAFSNAIPVHHHEKPADHGHPPQSAPTNNSANGTRGRNNLFVDVCSEPEVQDPSKADSPGPLEFSFHPDEQSMRLQRVCSSPSPFPAKKAPVLDAPRPPVRSSSLRVLPEGRTTRMLRARSPLPSRPVPEVFKEAKSASKRFSTPPPRRKSSSPPRAPPADAPLKAPAKVKHHRKEHWDNQRAKAAAEKVLETWTVDRKQLLIGQKFAYGAHSRLFHGIYKEVPVAVKFIRQPDVEEDAELASQLEKQFNTEVVTLSRLQHRNVIKLVGACTSPPVFCVITEFLSGGSLRSFLHKQEHRSLPLDKIISVGLDIAHGMGYVHSQGIVHRDVKPDNIIFDGECCAKIVDFGIACEEAYCDPLANDPGTFRWMAPEMMKHKPYGRKVDVYSFGLILWEMLTGSVPYEDLTPFQAAFAVFDKNVRPAIPGTCPAALRVLIEQCWALQADKRPEFWQIVQLLDKFKMVLERDGTLDNMPSSNCQENHDPKKWLAHWLHKLKHPHHHHDLSGPPPPKLL from the exons ATGGACGACGAGGATTACTCGTGGGTGCGGCGGACGAGGTTCTCCCACTCCGTCGTCCGCTCCAACTCCGGCAGGGAGCAGTTCGGCGCCTTCGTCGAGCAGTTCAACCGCGGCGCCGCGCTCAGGCAGAACAAGGGCTCCGACTCAGGGTTCAAGCTCCACGGCATGAACTTCGAGCCCAGGACCAAAGCCTCCGCCACCACCAACCCGGTCCCCATTCCAAGGACAAGGTCGCTGAGTGCCCAGCCCAAGACGGACCTCAACCATGCCTTCTCCAACGCCATACCGGTGCATCATCACGAGAAGCCTGCCGATCACGGTCACCCGCCGCAGTCAGCACCGACCAACAACTCTGCCAACGGAACGAGGGGCCGCAACAACCTCTTCGTCGACGTCTGCTCCGAGCCCGAGGTTCAGGACCCGAGCAAGGCCGACAGCCCTGGGCCTCTCGAGTTCTCCTTCCACCCAGACGAGCAGAGCATGAGGCTGCAAAGGGTGTGCTCCAGCCCGTCTCCTTTCCCGGCCAAGAAAGCGCCGGTCTTGGACGCGCCGCGGCCGCCGGTGCGCAGTTCGTCGCTCAGGGTCCTCCCAGAGGGGCGCACGACGCGGATGCTGAGGGCGAGGTCCCCTCTCCCAAGCCGTCCCGTGCCTGAGGTGTTCAAGGAGGCCAAATCAGCCAGCAAGAGGTTCtccacgccgccgccgcgccggaaaTCTTCGTCCCCGCCACGCGCGCCGCCGGCGGACGCGCCACTCAAGGCGCCGGCCAAGGTGAAGCACCACAGGAAGGAGCACTGGGACAACCAAAGGGCCAAGGCGGCCGCAGAGAAGGTGCTCGAAACTTGGACGGTGGATCGCAAGCAGCTCCTCATCGGGCAGAAGTTCGCCTACGGGGCGCACAGCCGTCTGTTCCATGGAATCTACAAGGAGGTGCCCgttgctgtcaagttcatcaggCAGCCTGACGTCGAGGAAGATGCGGAGCTGGCATCTCAGCTCGAGAAGCAGTTCAACACGGAGGTTGTCACATTGTCCCGCCTCCAGCATCGAAACGTCATTAAG CTGGTTGGAGCATGCACCAGTCCGCCGGTCTTCTGCGTCATCACCGAGTTCCTTTCTGGTGGTTCGTTGAGATCATTCTTGCACAAGCAAGAGCACAGATCTCTGCCTTTGGACAAGATCATTTCAGTTGGCTTGGATATCGCACACGGCATGGGGTACGTCCACTCGCAAGGAATCGTACATCGTGACGTGAAACCGGATAACATCATATTTGACGGGGAATGCTGCGCGAAGATTGTCGATTTTGGAATAGCCTGCGAAGAAGCCTACTGTGACCCTCTGGCGAACGATCCCGGGACCTTCAGATGGATGGCTCCGGAGATGATGAAGCACAAACCCTATGGTCGGAAGGTCGATGTTTACAGCTTCGGCCTTATCTTGTGGGAAATGCTTACCGGCTCCGTGCCTTATGAAGATTTGACTCCGTTCCAAGCAGCCTTTGCTGTTTTTGACAAG AATGTGAGGCCGGCCATTCCCGGCACCTGCCCAGCTGCATTACGGGTTCTGATCGAGCAGTGTTGGGCCTTGCAAGCAGATAAAAGGCCTGAATTCTGGCAAATAGTTCAATTACTGGACAAGTTCAAGATGGTTCTTGAAAGAGATGGAACACTTGACAATATGCCAAGCTCAAACTGCCAGGAGAATCATGATCCCAAGAAATGGCTAGCCCACTGGCTCCACAAGCTCAAGCATCCCCATCATCATCATGATCTCTCTGGACCTCCACCACCAAAACTTCTGTAA